A segment of the Nitrospirota bacterium genome:
TTGGGAGAGCGCGGCTTACAGGAGTATGCTGTTCGATTTTTACAGCTATTTCTTTTACCGGCCTGTCTGCCTGGAATGCGATATTGATAAAATGCATTCGGAGATAAACGGAGCCCTGCCGGCGCTTTTCTCAAGGCTGAATTCCGGGATGACGGATTTGCCCGCGCATATAGCAGATTCAGCAGATGTATACCGCAAGCTCTATTATCTTGAACTGATCTGCAAGCTCGTGGAGCGCAAGTCTACAGACAACCGGCTGGATATCATGGATTACATCAGGCGGTATATCGGGGCGTTTAACAACTACGAGCAATATGCATCAAGAGAGGATGCCGGCATATGTGCGGCATAGCAGGAGAATTGAGATTCAGGTCTGAAAAGTCGCAATGCGCCGACTGGGACAAGATCAGCTCTATGATGTCCCGCCGGGGGCCGGATGACGATGGGATATGGATGGACGATGGATACTGCACATTAGTGTTTCGCAGGCTGGCGATAATCGACTTAAGCAGAAAGGGCCACCAGCCCATGACCGCAGGCAATGACCGTTATTCGCTGGTATTTAACGGCGAGGTCTATAACTTTATCAACCTGAGAAAGCAATTGATAAACCGCGGGGTCCAATTCCGGTCGCATGGTGACAGTGAAGTCGTACTGCATGCATTAATTGAGTGGGGCGCTGAAGCGCTTGCAAAGTTCAACGGGATGTTTGCGCTCGCTTTTTACGACAGGGCTGAAAAGAAACTGCTGCTGGCGCGCGACCACGCTGGCATTAAACCTCTGTATTATTTAATATGCCCTGACGGCGTTGTGTTCGGCTCTCAGTACAACCAATTACTGGCGCACCCCTTGAGTAATAATCTTCATACATCTGAAGCGGCGTTGGGACTTTATCTGCGCCTGGCGTATATTCCGGCCCCTTATGGCTTGTTAGAGAAAACGCATATGCTTGAACCGGGCATGTGGATGGAGATCTCCGCGGAGGGACATGTTAAACAAGACCGCTTTTTTATTTTCCCTCATCATGCAGCGCCGTCATTGCGGGGTGAAGAAGCAATTGAGGCAATTGATGAAGCGGTATCTGCGGCTGTAAAGAGGCATTTAGTCAGTGATGTCCCTGTGGGGGCTTTCTTGTCCGGAGGAATCGACTCGCCGTTAGTAGTAGCCATGATGCGCTCAGTCAGTACGAATGCCATAAATACATTTACAATCGGGACAGGCGAAAGAGAAACAGATGAATCTGAAGACGCAATGACCTATGCGCGGGAGATCGGGGTAGAGTGTAAGGTTGAACATTCAACTCCCGGGCAGGCGGTCGATTTAATTGACGATGTCATAGATGCCTGCGGAGAGCCATTTGGCGACTACTCGATATTTCCGACCCTGATGGTTTCAAGATTGGCCAGCCGTGATCATAAAGTTGTACTTTCAGGAGACGGCGGCGATGAATTGTTCTGGGGTTATCCGGCCCGCTTTATAACACTTCTCAATCTGGCCAGAGATTTCAGGATGCCGCAGTGGCTGAGAAAGATACGATGGGGAGTGAACAGGACTTTTTTAAGAGGCAGCAAAAGCAGGTTTGCGCTTATGGGTTCACTGGGAGACTGTCATCGCTCCATGCACAATCATCTTCCCGAGACGCTTCTGAATGAGGTATTTCCTTCGCTGCCGGCCTGGCCTTCAGACTGCGATGCTTATGCATATACTGTCTGCGAGCCTGACCGGG
Coding sequences within it:
- the asnB gene encoding asparagine synthase (glutamine-hydrolyzing); protein product: MCGIAGELRFRSEKSQCADWDKISSMMSRRGPDDDGIWMDDGYCTLVFRRLAIIDLSRKGHQPMTAGNDRYSLVFNGEVYNFINLRKQLINRGVQFRSHGDSEVVLHALIEWGAEALAKFNGMFALAFYDRAEKKLLLARDHAGIKPLYYLICPDGVVFGSQYNQLLAHPLSNNLHTSEAALGLYLRLAYIPAPYGLLEKTHMLEPGMWMEISAEGHVKQDRFFIFPHHAAPSLRGEEAIEAIDEAVSAAVKRHLVSDVPVGAFLSGGIDSPLVVAMMRSVSTNAINTFTIGTGERETDESEDAMTYAREIGVECKVEHSTPGQAVDLIDDVIDACGEPFGDYSIFPTLMVSRLASRDHKVVLSGDGGDELFWGYPARFITLLNLARDFRMPQWLRKIRWGVNRTFLRGSKSRFALMGSLGDCHRSMHNHLPETLLNEVFPSLPAWPSDCDAYAYTVCEPDRAAQFSRWNEFVYHLTMVLMKVDRASMHHSLEVRVPLLDREVIEVAAKIDWRDCMNADQGMGKLPLRRTLARYVKHTTYAKRGFEVPMAAWLRTSLKGFFEEFVLKRPDILGLEINRKALRRIFELHVNGERNYAWGLWPLLSLSLWDKRHYSRA